One window from the genome of Frankiales bacterium encodes:
- a CDS encoding ATP-binding cassette domain-containing protein: MSAVPESEAGLVVEGLSVSLGGRPVLDSVSLHVAPEESVALLGPSGVGKSTLLRVVAGLVTADAGAVRWDGADLGPVPAYRRRIGLVFQDAVLFPHRDVAQNVAYGLEVAGMPAEERAREVELLLALVDLGGLGSRPVDTLSGGQAQRVALARALAARPRLLLLDEPFGALDRDLRERLGTEVRDLLRTLGIPAVHVTHDPDEARRVADRVLALVPGERGARIA, translated from the coding sequence GTGAGCGCGGTGCCGGAGTCCGAGGCGGGACTGGTCGTGGAGGGCCTGAGCGTCTCGCTCGGGGGCCGCCCGGTGCTCGACTCCGTGTCGCTGCACGTGGCGCCGGAGGAGTCGGTCGCGCTGCTCGGCCCCAGCGGCGTGGGCAAGTCGACGCTGCTGCGAGTGGTCGCCGGACTGGTCACGGCCGACGCCGGGGCCGTGCGCTGGGACGGCGCCGACCTCGGTCCGGTGCCGGCCTACCGGCGCCGCATCGGCCTGGTGTTCCAGGACGCCGTGCTCTTCCCGCACCGCGACGTCGCGCAGAACGTCGCCTACGGGCTGGAGGTGGCCGGCATGCCCGCCGAGGAGCGGGCGCGCGAGGTGGAGCTGCTCCTGGCGCTCGTCGACCTCGGTGGCCTCGGGTCGCGCCCGGTCGACACGCTGTCGGGCGGCCAGGCCCAGCGGGTCGCACTGGCCCGCGCGCTCGCCGCCCGGCCGCGGCTGCTGCTGCTCGACGAGCCGTTCGGCGCGCTGGACCGCGACCTGCGCGAGCGCCTCGGCACCGAGGTGCGCGACCTGCTGCGCACGCTCGGGATCCCCGCCGTGCACGTCACGCACGACCCCGACGAGGCGCGTCGCGTGGCCGACCGCGTGCTGGCGCTCGTGCCCGGCGAGCGCGGCGCCCGCATCGCCTAG
- a CDS encoding ABC transporter permease subunit, with protein MRPPSGAWFAWLPVVFVGLFFAWPLATILWRGLSQGGADVLTSGLTWDVVRFTVVQAVLSTLLAVAAGLPAAYAVSRLRFRGRAAVSAVLTVPFVLPTVVVGASFRALLPESWSGTLGAILLAHVFLNLAVVVRVVGGFWAHLDDRYAQAARTLGAGPVTVWRTVTWPLLRPSVLAAAALVFLFTFTSFGVVLVLGGPTTSTLEVEIYRRTVDLFDLPGAAMLCVLQVLAVGTVLLVASRLQRRLTVRQRLGRAQAAPRAVRTTADRVVLGVALLETALVAVPLVALALQSVRVGDGWGLDWWRALSVEGPTTRDVAAWDSVRVSLSYAVVAVLISVVVGGAAACAVAYARRGGDALDSALALPLGTSAVTVGFGLLITFAVAPFDWRGSWVIVPIGHAVVAVPLVVRVVLPVLRSLDPRLREVAATLGASTSRSWRTVDVPALTRALGVGAGFAAAVSLGEFGATSFLARADSPTLPVQIGHLLSRQGEVNSGQAAALSVVLVVLTALAVLTTERLRAPGVGSL; from the coding sequence CGCCTGGTTCGCCTGGCTCCCGGTGGTGTTCGTCGGGCTGTTCTTCGCCTGGCCGCTCGCCACGATCCTGTGGCGCGGCCTGTCGCAGGGCGGCGCCGACGTCCTCACCTCCGGGCTCACGTGGGACGTGGTGCGCTTCACCGTCGTGCAGGCGGTGCTCTCGACCCTGCTGGCCGTGGCGGCCGGGCTCCCCGCCGCGTACGCCGTGAGCCGGCTGCGCTTCCGCGGGCGCGCGGCCGTGTCCGCGGTGCTCACCGTGCCGTTCGTGCTCCCCACGGTGGTCGTGGGCGCCTCCTTCCGGGCGCTGCTGCCTGAGTCGTGGTCCGGCACGCTCGGGGCGATCCTGCTCGCGCACGTGTTCCTCAACCTCGCGGTGGTGGTGCGCGTCGTGGGCGGGTTCTGGGCGCACCTCGACGACCGCTACGCGCAGGCCGCGCGCACCCTCGGCGCCGGGCCCGTCACCGTGTGGCGCACGGTCACCTGGCCGCTGCTGCGCCCCTCGGTGCTCGCCGCAGCGGCGCTGGTGTTCCTGTTCACGTTCACCAGCTTCGGCGTCGTGCTGGTGCTCGGCGGCCCGACGACGAGCACGCTCGAGGTGGAGATCTACCGCCGCACCGTGGACCTGTTCGACCTTCCCGGCGCCGCGATGCTGTGCGTGCTCCAGGTGCTCGCGGTGGGCACGGTGCTGCTCGTCGCGTCGCGCCTGCAGCGGCGGCTCACCGTGCGGCAGCGGCTCGGTCGCGCGCAGGCCGCACCTCGCGCGGTGCGCACCACCGCCGACCGCGTGGTGCTCGGCGTCGCCCTGCTCGAGACGGCGCTGGTCGCCGTCCCCCTGGTGGCGCTCGCGCTCCAGTCGGTGCGCGTCGGCGACGGGTGGGGGCTGGACTGGTGGCGCGCGCTGTCCGTGGAGGGCCCCACGACGCGCGACGTCGCGGCCTGGGACTCGGTGCGCGTGTCGCTGTCGTACGCCGTCGTCGCGGTGCTGATCTCCGTCGTGGTGGGCGGTGCGGCCGCGTGCGCCGTGGCCTACGCCCGTCGCGGCGGCGACGCGCTGGACTCCGCGCTGGCGCTGCCGCTGGGCACCAGCGCGGTGACCGTGGGCTTCGGGCTGCTCATCACCTTCGCCGTGGCCCCGTTCGACTGGCGCGGCAGCTGGGTGATCGTGCCGATCGGCCACGCGGTGGTGGCGGTGCCGCTCGTGGTGCGCGTGGTGCTGCCCGTGCTGCGCTCGCTCGACCCGCGGCTGCGCGAGGTGGCGGCCACGCTGGGAGCCTCGACGTCGCGCAGCTGGCGCACGGTGGACGTCCCTGCGCTCACCCGCGCGCTGGGCGTGGGCGCCGGCTTCGCGGCGGCGGTGTCGCTCGGCGAGTTCGGCGCGACGTCGTTCCTCGCCCGCGCCGACTCGCCCACCCTGCCGGTGCAGATCGGCCACCTGCTCTCCCGCCAGGGCGAGGTCAACTCCGGGCAGGCCGCGGCGCTGTCCGTCGTGCTCGTGGTGCTCACCGCCCTCGCGGTGCTCACCACCGAGCGGCTGCGCGCGCCCGGGGTGGGCTCGCTGTGA